In one window of Actinomycetota bacterium DNA:
- a CDS encoding DUF2344 domain-containing protein produces MASSGFRLRVRYGKTGRLRWLSHLELGHAIERSVRRAQLPFAVTQGYVPKMRVAFGPALPVGTAGERECYEVWLTAYVPAAEALEALAAATPEKMRPVEAWYASADEPSLSAGVMLADYEACVEGVSAQDLAEALGAVWRTGELAVEHKGRHKVFDLAGSLPKEPLTEVAEDGTARVRLAVLIGPEGSLRPESLIAESLSRAGLAGAVVMTTRTDIRRQD; encoded by the coding sequence GTGGCTAGCTCCGGCTTCCGGTTGCGCGTCCGGTACGGCAAGACGGGCCGGCTGCGCTGGCTGTCGCACCTCGAACTCGGCCACGCGATCGAGCGCAGCGTGCGCCGTGCGCAGCTGCCGTTCGCCGTCACCCAGGGCTACGTGCCCAAGATGCGCGTGGCGTTCGGCCCGGCGCTGCCCGTCGGCACGGCCGGCGAGCGCGAGTGCTACGAGGTATGGCTGACGGCGTACGTTCCCGCCGCCGAGGCGCTCGAGGCGCTGGCGGCGGCGACGCCGGAGAAGATGCGGCCCGTGGAAGCGTGGTACGCTTCCGCTGACGAACCGTCCCTGTCGGCCGGGGTGATGCTGGCCGACTACGAGGCATGCGTGGAGGGGGTGAGCGCGCAGGACCTGGCCGAGGCGCTCGGCGCGGTGTGGCGCACCGGGGAGCTGGCGGTCGAGCACAAGGGCAGACACAAGGTTTTCGACCTGGCGGGCAGCCTCCCGAAGGAGCCGCTCACCGAGGTCGCCGAGGACGGTACGGCGCGGGTGCGCCTCGCCGTCCTGATCGGACCCGAAGGGTCCCTGCGCCCCGAATCGCTCATCGCCGAGTCCCTGTCGCGTGCAGGCCTTGCCGGCGCCGTCGTGATGACGACGCGCACGGACATCCGCAGACAGGACTGA